The genomic DNA cggcgagacgaatctattaagcctaattagtccataatttgacaatgtgctgctacagtaaccatttgctaacgatggattaattaggcttaataagtTCATCTCGCCGtatagcctccatctgtgtaattaattttataattaacttatatttaatccttctaattagtcttcgaatattcaatgtgacactgactaaattttagttccaagatccaaacaccccctcactGTTAACTGTTAGTGTCACAGCACCCCCTCTGAAGTGATCTCAGCTCCGCCCCTGATCACTCCACTAATTGCTCGGTTTCGTTGCACCATGTCCTGCGCTACCAAGCAGATGAGGAGAGTCCTCTTCGCAGCACGAGCAACCAGAACCTCTGATCCATTGAGGCGCCCATCTGTCTCCACTTTCCGCACACAAGCTTGGGACGCCTCGAGACGCTTCTGACGCACGTGGACCACCCAAATTTAGAATTTCTGTACCACATTGAACCTCGCCCTGCCTTTGCAGCAGGAGACAAAGGGCGCCAGCTCATGCTCCGCTCACCACTCCACACGTGCGCATCTACCCCGTGGGCCGTGGTCGTCCGTACACCGCGGCCATCATATCATTCATCCTCGCTCGCCTGCAAAAAGGCCGCTGCTACGTACAGTACGTATATACCGTACACCCAACGCAAAATGAATTTTTACGGCTCCTGCTTGAGAAAATCCATTGGCTTTCCTGTGCAGCAGCAAGGCGCTGAGCAATTGCTCTTTGCTCCAACGGGACACGGACACAGGTCTTGGCATTTGGAAATGGAACCTCCAACTCCAAGGCTCCAACAGCATCCCGCAGGCAGGACAATGATACACCAACAcccaaatgcaaatgcaaatgtgCCAAAGATTCGAGTCTGCTTACTGCTGAATCTCTGTTGGTAGCAACCCGTGGAGTGGAGTCCTTTTCGATCTTGGCCAGAACACAGATATCCTTGTGCACGAACACAGATATCCTTGGGCGCCGGCCGCCCAGCCTCCCAGCTGCCATCGATTTGCAGCTGCATCCAAGGAGGCCAAAAGCACAGCAGCACACACATCAAGCCAACAGCTTGTACTCCTCTCTGTTCTCACTCAAGGTCATGTCTATCTCCTAATTGCCAGCACCGACTCCCTTTTGTTATTCATATTCAGGAAAGAGCAACCACCAGCACCTTGCTCCTCCACCGTAGTTTAATCAAGCAGTAGCGGCAGCAACCAGAGCAGCAGCaccaagagagagagagatgctgGCACATGAACCTAGCTGTCAGATCCACGTCGTAGCACAACCAGCGTGCCACACAAGCGGGTTAACATAAGTTGTGAGGAACTAGAACTTGCATGGTACAATTAGCAAGTTTAAGGATTTTATagtgcattttgagagtttgagTACAGGGATGATAGAGGACCGAAGGTGGACTTTACCCTTCCATTTACCTACAAGAACGACATGAGAAAGGATAAAAAACACACAGTACAAACAGAAGAGATGATCCTAACACTACACACCCATCGCACTAAACAGTAAACacacgcggcggcggctgctctgTACAACGGGGACACGCTAAGCTAAGTGATCATACAACACGCGGACACTGATGTCTGATGAACGGGTGTACGTATCATCGTCCCCGGCGGGACAGCGAGTCCCAGAGGTCCGTACACCGGCGGCGTGCAAACCCGACGCGGCCGGCGTCCACGTCGTACATCACCTCGAACCCCTGCTGCTGGAAGTTGCCCAGCGTGCCGGCTggcccgtcgtcgccgtccccgCCGTTCATCAGCATCAGGCACCCCATGCCGCCGCCCCCCTCGCTCTCGAACCCCATGAAGTAGTTCCTCCGCGGCAGCGCCACCGTCGCGTTGCCCCGGAAGTGGAGCGCCAGCGGCGGCACGCCGCGGTCCGTCGCGGCGTAGCGGTAGCAGGGCGCGAGCCCCGTCTGCGCCTCGGCGCGCTCGGAGCGCGCGAACCCCGCCGCGTCCATGGCGCGCGCGAACGCCTCGACCACCCGCGCGTGCGTCTCGCCGGGCAGCATGGTGAACGTCGTGCCCGAGTCCACCACCATCCCACCGTTCCCGGCGCGGTCCACGCGCCCGAGCTCCGGGCGGGCCGGGATCCTCGTCGCGCCCACCGAGACCGCCTCCAGCGCCACCGAGTAGAAGTACGGGTGCCTCGGGTTGTGGAGCAGCGGCGTGTAcacgaagccgccgccgccgcccgcctcggcggcgccgaggccggcggcgtcATCCGGGCTCCGGCCGAGGATGAGGGGGCTGGGCCGGACGAGCCGGTCGGCGCGGAAGGAGTGGGACACGAGGCAGTAGGAGAACCTGCCGGAGAGCGACGGCGAGAGCTGCGCCGGCAGCGAGAGCGGGCCGCGCCCGAACCCGGCCACCCCGACGGGCTCGGCGAGCGCCGTGTGCGCGCACGCGAAGGTGAAGTTCTCCACGGCCACGGACGCGGCCATCCCGACGCGCCCCCGCCTGAGGTGCGCCACGAGGCTGCCGTCCCCGTACGCGTAGTAGAGCGGCGGGCACGGGTGTGCCGACGGGCCGCAGGAGGCCGTCTCGATGTCCTCGAGCGGGCACCCCGCCGCGGCGCAGAGGTCGGAGGGTGGCGCCGAGGAGTGCGCCGCCGAGCAGAGCGGCGACGCGCAGGGGACGCGCCGCgagtcgggcggcggcgggaggggcgcGGAGTGGCCGCCCGGCGGCGTGGGCTTGCCCTCGCAGAGCATGCAAGTGAAGGGCGCGCAGGGGAACCAGACGAggtcgctgccggtgtcgaGGAAGAGGGACACCGGGGCCGCGGCGGACGCCGGCCCCACGGACAGGGACAGCGTGTAGTCGCTGCCCGGGGCGAGCGGGAGCGAGAGCTGGCGGTGGTGCCCGGGGGATGGCGTTTGCGTGCCCccgcgcgcgcggtggcggcggtggcgcgcggccgagcggagggaggaggagcggatgAGGTGGTGGACGGGGACTGGGAGGGGCGTGGTGCCGTTGGCCCCGCGGAGCGAGCAGAGGGTGTTGGTGAGCGGGACGAGCAGGGCGTGGCATtgctgctggaggaggaggttgagGGCGAGCAGAGCGGCCAAGCAGAGGAGGCGCATGGCACCGCGTTGTCGCGGTCGAAACCGTCGGGTTTCTGGGCCTGGCAAATGGCGATGGTGCTCTCGTGGGGTTTTGGCTTGCTACTTGCTAGGGGACGGACGGGGGTTTTGAAGCGCCGAGACGGCGCGGCGCGACTGGGGCCGGGTGGTGAACTGGTGAATCTTCGCGCGTGGGGGAAATCCGTACGGGGACGATGCGTGCATGGAGGACacgcagccgcggcggccgctTCCTGGCGAATGGCGATCGGTACGGAGCGGAGCGGCCGGCGCAGGGGAATGCCGGACCTGGAAGCGAGGTGTCTGGTGCCGAGGAGGCGGGGAGTGGCAGTGCCAAAGGCCCAAAGTGCCAAGCGCAATGCTGGGGTCATTCTGCTGTGGCGGCCGGCCTGACGGAGTAGGGACGTCGGCTCAAAGATTTCAGGACGTGCTTCTCGATTCTCGACGTAAAACAATGGCGGGGCTTTCCGTGCTGTAGTAGCGTACTTGCATTGCATGCTTGATGAGTTCCAGAAAACCTGCACGCATGAATTAAAATActtgtgtttcttttttccctcaCTTGAGCTCAGCGCAATTATTTGCACGAAGCGTACCAGGTGATAGCAAATAGACCAGCAACGCCTGTTTgagtaaggaaaaagaaaaaagaaacaaacaaagaaagaaggaaTGTACAAGCTAGTAATAGGTCCGGAGGAAAAACACACAATTTTAGTGCAGTTCCTCACTTACTGACAAGGACGAAGCATTTTGAAGTAGGAGGAGCTGTTACATCAAACTAAAGGCGTCCTGATAAATTACAGGGACCCCAGATGCACAGCGATCATCAGTGTTTAGGTGGATCCAACTGTTGATTGCACTGATCAAATCACTAAAAAATCAGTGCTATCACCGTACTTCGTTCACTTTTCCCGTCTCCTCGTTATCGTAGTAGCAGACTACCAGTACTAAACCATGCAAGATGAACAGAATCAGAAACACACTCCTGTGCAAGAGCCGAAAGGGCCTCTAGGGGGCCCCACCGAAGTGGATTAGTTCGATTGATCTTTCGCCGAATAGTGTTTCCATTGAATTATTAAGCGCCGTCGTACGTGGCAGCGTTATCATGAGAACCGTGAGCTGGAGCCAGTGTGCTCCAACCAAATGTAGCGCCAGGTTTTGCGTTTTTCATGCCGTGAAGGCGTACGCGCAGCATCTCTCGGAAAGGCTTTTGCCCTTGTTTATGCAGCGTCCTGGCTTCGTCGACTGTAGCGGTGTACGCATCCTGTTCGAAATACACAATGCGAGAGGTACGAATACGGACATCCTCGGCTCCTCGTAACGTAAACGAGTACCAACCTCCGTTTCTAAATACTTGACAATTTTGACCAAACACAGATACCATGGCAATTCACCTTTTCAAGAATGTAatgaccaaaatacccttacaaAGCAACATTTAAGTGTTTTCAGGACGTTCCTATAATATTTGTTCAAAGGCAAAATGAGAAAGTGTTTCTTGGAAAATGTGAAGTGCCAAATATTTTAAAACTACAATATTTGTTCAAGGGCGAAATGAGAAAGTATTTCTTAGGAAATGTGAAGTGCCAGATATTTTGAAACAAATAAAGTAGTCAAAAGTGACCAGTACTCCATCTGTCCCAAAATAAATGTGCTTCTAGAATTTGGGTGAAGAGATCAATGTTAGTGAGAAATTCATATATACCTCTATAAAGATGTAATCATTACACTTTGGGAGGAGGAAAAGTATAAAAAGTCAACCAGAGTTAGGTGG from Setaria italica strain Yugu1 chromosome VII, Setaria_italica_v2.0, whole genome shotgun sequence includes the following:
- the LOC101768737 gene encoding probable aspartyl protease At4g16563: MRLLCLAALLALNLLLQQQCHALLVPLTNTLCSLRGANGTTPLPVPVHHLIRSSSLRSAARHRRHRARGGTQTPSPGHHRQLSLPLAPGSDYTLSLSVGPASAAAPVSLFLDTGSDLVWFPCAPFTCMLCEGKPTPPGGHSAPLPPPPDSRRVPCASPLCSAAHSSAPPSDLCAAAGCPLEDIETASCGPSAHPCPPLYYAYGDGSLVAHLRRGRVGMAASVAVENFTFACAHTALAEPVGVAGFGRGPLSLPAQLSPSLSGRFSYCLVSHSFRADRLVRPSPLILGRSPDDAAGLGAAEAGGGGGFVYTPLLHNPRHPYFYSVALEAVSVGATRIPARPELGRVDRAGNGGMVVDSGTTFTMLPGETHARVVEAFARAMDAAGFARSERAEAQTGLAPCYRYAATDRGVPPLALHFRGNATVALPRRNYFMGFESEGGGGMGCLMLMNGGDGDDGPAGTLGNFQQQGFEVMYDVDAGRVGFARRRCTDLWDSLSRRGR